A window from Trinickia violacea encodes these proteins:
- the cpaB gene encoding Flp pilus assembly protein CpaB, whose product MPNALRIALLILIAAIGAFVVRILYVAASTPKAPATAVYDRIPVAAADLPQGLLLRESDLQWRNVPHGQAPADVLVAAQNGGGGLKGALLRNRVSAGTPLRTADVIAADAPDFLAAALQPGMRAISVPIDEVSGNAGLIQPGDYVDVLLTQQLAGTRDAPVSPEAAVESETIVRRVRVLAVGSTLQRSKAAASEPVASARTITLEVTPHTAQVVSVATRLGTLSLALRSFATNDRSEPAAGDELESNTPPVWAGDVSRAYRASGASARDTSAADGASGHVQYSPRPVVVYRGSKVDDGETANAPGTPGLPPLPPLPSTPAGAMATADASTATKH is encoded by the coding sequence ATGCCGAACGCACTGAGAATCGCACTGCTCATCCTCATCGCCGCGATCGGGGCGTTCGTCGTGCGCATCCTCTACGTCGCGGCGTCGACGCCCAAGGCACCCGCTACGGCGGTCTACGATCGCATCCCCGTGGCGGCGGCCGACCTGCCGCAAGGACTCCTGCTGCGCGAGAGCGACCTGCAGTGGCGCAATGTGCCGCATGGGCAGGCTCCAGCGGACGTGCTGGTCGCAGCCCAAAACGGCGGCGGCGGCTTGAAAGGCGCCCTGTTGCGCAACCGCGTGAGCGCGGGTACGCCGCTACGCACGGCCGACGTGATCGCCGCCGACGCACCCGACTTCCTCGCCGCCGCGCTGCAGCCCGGCATGCGGGCGATCTCGGTGCCGATCGATGAGGTCTCAGGCAACGCGGGCTTGATCCAGCCTGGCGACTACGTCGATGTGCTGCTCACGCAGCAGCTCGCCGGCACGCGCGACGCGCCGGTGTCGCCGGAAGCGGCGGTCGAGTCGGAGACGATCGTGCGGCGGGTCCGCGTGCTCGCGGTCGGCTCCACGCTCCAGCGCAGCAAGGCCGCCGCCAGCGAGCCGGTTGCCAGCGCGCGCACCATCACGCTCGAAGTCACGCCTCATACGGCGCAAGTCGTCTCGGTGGCGACTCGCCTCGGCACGTTGTCGCTCGCGCTGCGCAGCTTCGCGACGAACGATCGCAGCGAGCCGGCCGCGGGCGACGAGCTCGAATCGAACACGCCGCCCGTGTGGGCCGGCGACGTGTCGCGCGCTTATCGTGCGTCCGGCGCGTCCGCGCGCGACACGTCCGCAGCCGACGGCGCGAGCGGACACGTGCAGTACTCGCCGCGGCCGGTGGTCGTGTATCGCGGCTCCAAGGTCGACGACGGGGAAACGGCGAACGCCCCGGGCACGCCCGGCTTGCCGCCCTTGCCACCGCTTCCATCGACACCGGCGGGCGCCATGGCGACAGCCGACGCGTCCACGGCAACGAAGCACTAG
- a CDS encoding prepilin peptidase encodes MLHAVQLAASLVLASLAAHDMRCRRLPNRSVLAVAALYVVAAPLMPTSAATFAQHLGTAAAALVLSAAMFRFGWIGAGDAKLAAAVFLWAGPAFSMPTLLITSLCGLLLGLAMLALNRIAPRHPARSREVPYGIALAAAGAAAVWLPLAQAAPRP; translated from the coding sequence ATGCTTCACGCGGTCCAGTTGGCAGCCTCGCTCGTGCTCGCGTCGCTGGCGGCGCACGACATGCGCTGCAGGCGTTTGCCCAATCGCTCGGTGCTCGCCGTCGCGGCGCTTTACGTCGTCGCCGCGCCGCTGATGCCGACGAGTGCGGCGACGTTCGCGCAGCATCTGGGCACCGCCGCCGCTGCACTCGTGCTGTCGGCGGCGATGTTCCGCTTCGGCTGGATCGGCGCGGGCGACGCCAAGCTCGCGGCCGCCGTGTTTCTGTGGGCGGGGCCTGCATTTTCGATGCCGACGCTGTTGATCACGAGCTTGTGCGGACTCCTGCTCGGCCTCGCAATGCTCGCGTTGAACCGCATCGCTCCGCGCCACCCGGCCCGCTCGCGCGAGGTGCCGTACGGCATCGCGCTCGCGGCGGCCGGCGCCGCGGCGGTCTGGCTGCCGCTCGCGCAGGCCGCGCCGAGACCATGA
- a CDS encoding Flp family type IVb pilin, translating to MLQFIKALARDERGVSALEYAVLAGIVVVAVAAVGAILSSTSSGLPSIFTSLMSKIAGLI from the coding sequence ATGCTGCAATTCATCAAGGCGCTGGCTCGCGACGAACGGGGTGTCAGCGCACTCGAATACGCTGTCCTCGCCGGTATCGTGGTGGTCGCGGTCGCGGCGGTCGGCGCGATTCTCAGCAGCACGAGCTCCGGTCTTCCCTCCATCTTCACGAGCTTGATGTCGAAGATCGCGGGCCTGATCTAA
- a CDS encoding S10 family serine carboxypeptidase-like protein, translating to MKPDRSSSGSRARGLGRLAGPGALIIGMLILAGCGGGDSSPSASGASAMSQVSANAQANAQSNAQSHPASQQPYTDPVAYSPNATDGLPASQVAEKAAVMHYQWTSGKTTVNYTTTTGHLIASDANGNPEATMSYVAYTAPSANGAPRPVTFFYNGGPGSSSIWLRLGSFAPTRVATPDPLLTNWPNYPIVNNEQSLIDTTDMVFIDPPGTGLSEAILPNTNQTYWGSDPDVNVMRDFIERYLNVNNRGSSPIYLYGESYGTPRTDMLALALESAGVHLTGIVLQSSILNYFADAIEATAIENSTAGLALDTDTLAGYFPGYAEVAAYFNQVSPAPVDQGLYALQMSLFVTAEYPRFQKYSQTWVLSQLGIPAALGTPVVPNSATLASWQWPSSLTQQALQGYFSINSFGVSLLPGYTIGRYDGRVSLPDSDPRLQNDGDPSDILISQPFTTALATQLPQYLGYSAPNATFMPLNDNIINVWNFSHEGQPLPDTLPDLLAAITLNPQLKVLSENGFHDLATPFFNTEKQLARLQTVPSLNPNLQVSFHQGGHMIYLDDVARPQMKRDLVSYFDGRPVPFALSLWTLPPPWRDESPAGTPTAVAQTAQ from the coding sequence ATGAAACCAGACCGTAGCTCTAGCGGTAGCCGCGCTCGCGGCCTGGGCCGGCTAGCCGGCCCAGGCGCGCTGATCATCGGCATGCTGATACTCGCGGGATGTGGTGGAGGCGACAGCAGTCCTTCGGCATCGGGCGCGAGCGCGATGAGTCAAGTGAGCGCGAATGCGCAGGCCAACGCGCAGTCCAATGCTCAGTCACACCCGGCCAGCCAGCAGCCGTACACCGATCCCGTCGCCTATTCGCCGAATGCCACCGACGGCTTGCCGGCGTCGCAAGTCGCCGAGAAGGCCGCCGTCATGCACTATCAATGGACGTCGGGCAAGACGACCGTCAACTACACCACGACGACCGGCCACCTGATCGCATCGGATGCGAACGGCAATCCCGAAGCGACGATGTCGTATGTCGCGTACACGGCGCCGAGCGCGAACGGCGCGCCGCGGCCTGTCACGTTCTTCTATAACGGCGGCCCCGGTTCGTCGTCGATTTGGCTGCGCCTCGGTTCGTTCGCGCCCACGCGCGTCGCCACGCCCGACCCGTTGCTCACCAACTGGCCGAACTACCCGATCGTCAATAACGAGCAAAGCCTCATCGATACCACCGATATGGTGTTTATCGATCCTCCCGGGACAGGGCTTTCCGAAGCGATCCTGCCGAACACGAACCAGACGTACTGGGGCAGCGATCCGGACGTCAACGTCATGCGCGATTTCATCGAGCGCTATCTGAACGTCAACAATCGCGGCAGCTCGCCGATCTACCTCTACGGTGAGTCGTACGGCACGCCGCGTACCGACATGCTGGCGCTTGCGCTCGAATCGGCTGGTGTGCACCTCACGGGCATCGTGCTGCAGTCGTCGATCCTGAACTACTTCGCCGATGCGATCGAGGCCACCGCCATCGAGAATTCGACAGCGGGCCTGGCGCTCGATACCGACACGCTCGCCGGCTATTTCCCCGGCTATGCGGAGGTGGCCGCGTACTTCAATCAAGTGTCTCCGGCGCCGGTCGATCAGGGCCTCTACGCGTTGCAAATGAGCTTGTTCGTCACGGCCGAGTATCCGCGCTTCCAGAAGTACTCGCAGACCTGGGTGCTCAGTCAGCTCGGCATTCCCGCTGCGCTCGGCACGCCCGTGGTTCCGAACAGCGCGACGCTGGCGTCGTGGCAATGGCCTTCGAGCCTCACGCAGCAGGCGCTGCAAGGCTACTTCAGCATCAACAGCTTCGGCGTGTCGCTGCTGCCGGGCTACACGATCGGACGCTACGACGGACGCGTGTCGCTGCCCGATTCGGACCCGCGCCTGCAAAACGATGGGGACCCGTCGGACATCCTGATCTCGCAGCCGTTCACGACCGCGCTCGCCACACAGTTGCCGCAATACCTCGGCTATAGCGCGCCGAACGCGACGTTCATGCCGCTGAACGACAACATCATCAACGTTTGGAACTTCTCGCACGAAGGCCAGCCGCTGCCCGATACGCTGCCTGATCTGCTCGCCGCGATCACGCTCAATCCGCAGCTCAAGGTGCTGTCGGAAAACGGCTTCCACGATCTGGCCACGCCGTTCTTCAATACGGAGAAGCAGCTCGCGCGCTTGCAGACGGTGCCGAGCCTGAATCCGAATCTGCAGGTCAGCTTCCACCAGGGCGGGCACATGATTTATCTGGACGATGTGGCGCGGCCGCAGATGAAGCGCGATCTCGTCTCGTACTTCGATGGCCGGCCGGTTCCGTTCGCGCTCTCGCTGTGGACGCTGCCCCCGCCGTGGCGGGACGAAAGCCCAGCGGGCACGCCGACGGCCGTTGCGCAGACGGCGCAATGA
- a CDS encoding 2-oxoglutarate dehydrogenase: MSLIDMLRRLLPLIVLGAVVGNAQAATTQAVAPVTLPKGGHGVDGPFFPTNRPAPVTPSTGAQLQQQAQQRLEARLGANTVLNNGASITKEQAQSNGLGYIAKHFDQIDTAHSGRVSMDSVRQYLQQQH, encoded by the coding sequence ATGTCTCTAATCGATATGCTGCGGCGCCTTCTGCCGCTAATCGTTCTCGGTGCTGTGGTCGGCAACGCGCAGGCGGCGACCACCCAGGCCGTGGCGCCCGTGACGCTTCCGAAGGGCGGCCACGGCGTGGACGGCCCGTTTTTCCCCACTAACCGGCCCGCGCCCGTCACGCCTTCGACCGGCGCGCAACTCCAACAACAGGCGCAACAGCGGCTGGAAGCGCGCCTTGGCGCGAACACGGTGCTGAACAACGGCGCCTCGATCACCAAGGAGCAGGCTCAGAGCAACGGGCTGGGCTATATCGCGAAGCACTTCGACCAGATCGATACGGCGCATTCGGGCCGCGTGTCGATGGACAGCGTGCGGCAGTATCTGCAGCAACAGCACTGA
- a CDS encoding helix-turn-helix domain-containing protein codes for MESLDISEVARRSGVPASTLRFYEDKGLIASIGRHGLRRVFDAAVLERLALIALGRAAGFSLDEIAPILASGKTPSIDRQMLKAKAEELDRTIRQLSAMRDGLRHAAACPKPSHMECPTFRRYLRAAASGAIGAPGKSVPQAPAAAVKRKSSTRQ; via the coding sequence ATGGAAAGCCTGGACATCTCCGAAGTCGCGCGACGCTCCGGCGTGCCGGCTTCAACGCTGCGGTTCTACGAAGACAAGGGGCTGATCGCGTCGATCGGCCGGCACGGCCTGCGCCGCGTGTTCGATGCCGCCGTGCTCGAGCGTCTTGCGCTGATCGCGCTCGGACGCGCCGCGGGCTTTTCGCTCGATGAAATCGCGCCGATCCTGGCGTCGGGCAAAACGCCGAGTATCGACCGGCAGATGCTCAAGGCCAAGGCGGAAGAATTGGACCGGACGATACGCCAGTTGAGCGCCATGCGCGACGGCTTGCGGCACGCGGCGGCATGCCCGAAGCCGAGCCATATGGAATGCCCGACGTTCCGCCGCTATCTGCGCGCGGCGGCGTCGGGCGCGATCGGCGCGCCGGGGAAATCCGTTCCGCAGGCACCCGCCGCCGCCGTCAAACGCAAGTCATCCACGAGGCAATAA
- a CDS encoding class I SAM-dependent methyltransferase, with translation MEVTPQPGNDQATHWNGPAGLAWVETQAVLDALFEPFEALLVEAASAKSGGRVLDVGCGTGSTTLAVARRLGAAGRCVGIDISEPMIAMARARAEREGSPARFICADAQDHAFEAAGFDRIVSRFGVMFFADPVRAFANLRRAASDAAELRCIAWRSPSDNPFMTTAERAAAPLLPNLPARRPNAPGQFAFADRQRVDAILHESGWAGIEIRPIDVDCTMPEAGLVDYLNRLGPVGLMLREVDDATRKQVVETIRAAFAPYVHGSEVRFTAACWMVEARAAMV, from the coding sequence ATGGAAGTCACGCCGCAACCTGGAAACGATCAGGCAACGCATTGGAACGGCCCGGCGGGACTCGCCTGGGTCGAGACGCAAGCCGTGTTGGACGCGTTGTTCGAACCGTTTGAAGCGCTGCTCGTCGAGGCAGCTTCGGCGAAGTCCGGCGGACGGGTGCTCGACGTGGGCTGCGGCACGGGCAGCACGACGCTCGCCGTCGCGCGCCGCCTTGGCGCCGCGGGCCGTTGCGTCGGCATCGACATTTCGGAACCGATGATCGCCATGGCCCGAGCGCGGGCGGAACGGGAAGGCTCGCCCGCGCGCTTCATCTGCGCCGACGCGCAGGATCATGCGTTCGAGGCCGCGGGCTTCGATCGGATCGTTTCGCGCTTCGGCGTGATGTTTTTCGCCGACCCTGTCAGGGCTTTTGCGAACCTGCGGCGCGCCGCCAGCGACGCCGCCGAATTGCGCTGCATCGCGTGGCGCAGCCCGTCGGACAACCCCTTCATGACGACTGCGGAACGCGCCGCGGCCCCGCTGCTGCCGAACCTTCCCGCGCGCCGGCCGAACGCGCCGGGGCAGTTCGCTTTCGCCGATCGGCAACGCGTCGACGCGATCCTGCACGAGAGCGGATGGGCAGGGATCGAGATCCGGCCGATCGATGTCGACTGCACCATGCCGGAGGCTGGGTTGGTCGATTACCTGAACAGGCTCGGTCCGGTTGGCCTGATGCTGCGGGAGGTGGATGACGCGACTCGCAAGCAGGTCGTCGAAACGATTCGCGCGGCGTTCGCGCCTTACGTTCATGGGAGCGAGGTTCGCTTTACCGCGGCCTGCTGGATGGTCGAGGCGCGAGCGGCGATGGTGTGA
- a CDS encoding tetratricopeptide repeat protein, with the protein MLEQPIPSVTSLSTDAFPNADYAEAHNRLGNMLTGLGRLSEAKEAYQRAIEVRPQYPEALNNLGNVLRSLGQHAQAEMVCRLALVARPDFADAHNSLGVVLSDLQRFPEAETAYRQAVFFRPDNVEAHYNLGIVLRALDRLSEAEAAYRQALAIRPDCVEALNNLGSVLQAFDRLPEAAAVYGQALTLRPGFAEAHQNLGNVLKELGQLPEAEAAYRRAISFRADYGDAIFGLATLLLSTGRFEEGWRLYECRYDQPEFVHQMSRSLLSCPQWQGEALAGKSVLVWQEDGLGDMIQFGRYLPLLKAQGAAHVAFACVPALHRLFAAVDGIDAVLDHDTAQARSSGYDCWTSPLSAPFRMRTTVDTIPHFVYRIPEPSLVESWRARLSTLAPGPRIGLVWKGNSKHHNDANRSLPTLAALAPLWSVPGVGFVSLQKGQGEDEARCPPPGQPLLHLGSDVTDFADTAAIVSQLDLVIGVDTSTAHLAASLGKPCWVLLPGRDVDWRWMRERTDSPWYPGTLRLFRQSAGEGWPAAIERVRQALAEALPALTQPVAG; encoded by the coding sequence ATCTTAGAGCAGCCAATCCCATCCGTGACTTCCCTATCGACAGACGCCTTCCCGAACGCCGACTATGCCGAAGCCCACAACCGGCTCGGCAACATGCTCACGGGACTCGGCCGCCTGTCCGAAGCGAAAGAGGCGTATCAGCGTGCAATCGAGGTTCGTCCTCAGTACCCCGAGGCGCTCAATAACCTCGGCAACGTGCTGAGGTCGCTGGGCCAGCACGCGCAGGCCGAGATGGTCTGCCGGCTCGCGCTCGTAGCCCGCCCGGATTTCGCGGACGCGCACAACAGCCTCGGCGTTGTCCTGAGCGACCTCCAGCGCTTTCCGGAAGCCGAGACGGCCTACCGGCAAGCCGTCTTCTTTCGCCCCGACAATGTCGAGGCGCATTACAACCTCGGCATCGTGCTGCGCGCACTCGATCGGCTCTCCGAGGCCGAAGCGGCCTACCGGCAGGCGCTGGCCATTCGCCCCGACTGCGTCGAGGCGCTGAACAACCTTGGCAGCGTGCTCCAGGCGTTCGACCGCCTGCCCGAAGCCGCGGCGGTGTATGGCCAGGCGCTGACGCTGCGCCCGGGTTTTGCCGAGGCGCACCAGAATCTCGGCAACGTGCTCAAGGAACTCGGCCAACTGCCGGAGGCCGAGGCGGCCTACCGGCGCGCGATCTCCTTTCGCGCCGACTATGGCGACGCGATATTCGGCTTGGCGACGCTGCTCCTCAGCACGGGCCGTTTCGAGGAAGGATGGCGGCTCTACGAATGCCGTTACGACCAGCCGGAATTCGTCCATCAGATGAGCCGGTCGCTGCTGAGCTGTCCGCAGTGGCAGGGCGAGGCGCTCGCGGGCAAGTCGGTGCTGGTGTGGCAGGAGGACGGCCTCGGCGACATGATCCAGTTCGGCCGCTACCTGCCGCTGCTCAAGGCCCAAGGCGCCGCGCACGTTGCGTTTGCCTGTGTTCCGGCGTTGCACAGGCTCTTTGCTGCCGTCGACGGCATCGATGCCGTACTCGATCACGACACGGCGCAAGCGCGTTCGTCCGGCTACGACTGCTGGACGAGCCCGCTAAGCGCGCCATTTCGCATGCGCACGACGGTCGACACTATTCCGCACTTTGTATACCGAATACCCGAGCCGTCTCTCGTCGAAAGCTGGCGCGCGCGGCTGTCGACGCTCGCGCCCGGCCCGAGGATCGGCCTCGTGTGGAAGGGCAATTCGAAGCACCACAACGATGCGAACCGGTCGCTGCCAACGCTCGCCGCGCTGGCGCCGCTTTGGAGTGTGCCGGGCGTCGGCTTCGTGAGCTTGCAGAAAGGGCAGGGCGAGGACGAAGCTCGATGCCCGCCGCCCGGCCAACCGCTGCTGCATCTCGGCTCGGACGTGACGGACTTCGCCGATACCGCCGCGATCGTCAGCCAGCTCGATCTCGTGATTGGCGTCGACACGTCGACGGCGCATCTGGCCGCGTCGCTCGGCAAGCCGTGCTGGGTGTTGCTGCCGGGACGGGACGTCGACTGGCGCTGGATGCGCGAGCGGACGGACTCGCCGTGGTATCCGGGCACGCTGCGCCTGTTCCGGCAATCGGCCGGGGAAGGCTGGCCGGCCGCGATCGAGCGCGTGCGCCAAGCCTTAGCCGAGGCACTCCCCGCGCTGACTCAACCTGTCGCCGGATGA
- a CDS encoding substrate-binding periplasmic protein translates to MIRRGIAGLFIALGCAGSAFAGGPDCSRTYTLALHDHGLLYSVDSDTGIDKDFADELIRRSGCKINVSLMSRARIWKLIESGALDFSLSGIANDERNQYASFAWYFSDKYYLLVRKDSGIRTMSDFEHNDQFELGVIRSFRYSDSANQLVDKLAAENRVSQAGGLEPLYEALILRRIQGMIIEPFDYPAIDEKRIRDVTTVLDFNDPPIPHGVIMSKKALSPEEQQKWRDLVNQMRADGTVRRIFRKYFKPDLADSMVDVQLPP, encoded by the coding sequence GTGATTCGACGCGGTATTGCCGGCTTGTTCATCGCGCTTGGCTGCGCCGGCAGCGCATTCGCGGGCGGTCCCGACTGCTCGCGCACCTACACGCTCGCGCTCCACGATCACGGCTTGCTGTATTCGGTCGACAGCGATACCGGCATCGACAAGGATTTCGCCGACGAACTGATTCGCCGCAGCGGCTGCAAGATCAACGTGAGCCTGATGTCGCGCGCGCGGATCTGGAAGCTGATCGAATCGGGCGCGCTCGATTTCAGCTTGTCGGGCATCGCCAACGACGAACGCAATCAGTACGCGTCGTTCGCCTGGTACTTCAGCGACAAATACTATTTGCTCGTGCGCAAGGACTCCGGCATCCGCACGATGTCCGATTTCGAGCACAACGACCAGTTCGAGCTCGGCGTCATCCGCAGCTTTCGCTATAGCGACTCGGCCAATCAACTCGTCGACAAGCTCGCCGCCGAAAACCGCGTGAGCCAGGCGGGCGGCCTCGAACCGCTCTACGAAGCGCTGATCCTGCGCCGCATCCAAGGGATGATCATCGAGCCGTTCGATTACCCGGCCATCGACGAAAAGCGTATTCGCGACGTCACGACGGTGCTCGACTTCAACGATCCGCCGATTCCGCACGGCGTCATCATGTCGAAGAAGGCGCTGTCGCCGGAAGAGCAGCAGAAGTGGCGCGATCTCGTGAACCAGATGCGCGCCGACGGTACCGTGCGCCGCATCTTCCGCAAATATTTCAAGCCGGACTTGGCCGATTCGATGGTCGACGTCCAATTGCCGCCGTGA
- a CDS encoding bifunctional diguanylate cyclase/phosphodiesterase, producing MSWARQFLIPSLVLSAALGLTWIVWDHERQATRHELLSQFDFALGDAVSRVDQRMATYQLMLRGVQSMFAATGTMDRARFRDYVGTLSLDPTFSGIQAIGIVEWVPASRRPGHVAEMRREGLTHYAIQPGGARDDYAPIIQREPYVGRNRSRIGFDTWADPARRNALERSRDSGMAAITGKLRLAVDQDDAAHPGFIMYLPIYARGQPQDNVAERRANLIGWVFASFHMRDIIASLYGEEPPGLTLAVYDGVEPSPASLMHRSSRAAAERQPPALSASEYLVVAGHDWTLTLSASDAYKARFGRHAEMVIALAGTGLSFLLALLAWLLVTGRGRAMRLASAMTRELREHEAELRIAAVAFDSLEPMMVTDAHAKILRVNSAFTECTGYTAGEIVGETPNILNSGRHNAAFFREMWETIQRDGGWQGEIWDRRKNGDIYPKWLTISAVLGEDGLVSHYVSTHHDITERKIAEDRIKELAFFDALTRLPNRTLLMDRLKQAITSSARSEACGALLFIDLDHFKTLNDTLGHDKGDLLLQQVAQRLAASVQENDTVARVGGDEFVVVLGTLSENRQEAARQTEALGEQIIAALGNPYQLDDIEYRTTASIGATVFRGHQASMDELLKQADLAMYKSKERGRNAMCFFDPDMQTVVVERAALEAGLRNAIEEDQFLLHYQAQVDGDRVTGVEALVRWQHPQRGIVPPAEFIPLAEETGLILALGNRVLEIACDQLARWSARPDMACLTIAVNVSAQQFRAPDFVDKVLAVIDRTGARPDRLKLELTESVLVDNVQDITEKMDALKAKGVVFSLDDFGIGYSSLSYLKLLPLDQLKIDRSFVRDVLVDPNDAAIARTIVALAQSLGLGVLAEGVETEAQRDFLAAAGCHAYQGYYFCRPLPIDGFEAFASGLETRQCVAE from the coding sequence GTGAGCTGGGCACGTCAATTCCTGATTCCATCGCTGGTCTTGAGCGCCGCGCTTGGCCTGACCTGGATCGTGTGGGATCACGAACGGCAAGCGACGCGGCACGAACTGCTGTCGCAGTTCGATTTCGCATTGGGCGACGCCGTGAGCCGGGTCGACCAGCGCATGGCCACCTATCAGCTGATGCTGCGCGGCGTGCAGAGCATGTTCGCCGCGACCGGCACGATGGACCGCGCGCGCTTTCGCGATTACGTCGGCACGCTCAGTCTCGACCCGACCTTCTCCGGCATCCAGGCGATCGGCATCGTGGAATGGGTGCCGGCCTCGCGGAGACCGGGGCATGTCGCCGAGATGCGCCGGGAAGGCTTGACGCACTACGCGATTCAGCCCGGCGGCGCGCGTGACGACTACGCCCCCATCATTCAGCGCGAGCCCTACGTCGGCCGCAATCGATCCCGGATCGGCTTCGATACCTGGGCCGACCCGGCGCGGCGCAACGCGTTGGAGCGGTCGCGCGATTCCGGCATGGCGGCGATCACCGGCAAGCTGCGCCTCGCAGTCGATCAGGACGACGCCGCCCATCCCGGCTTCATCATGTATCTGCCGATCTATGCGCGAGGCCAGCCGCAGGACAACGTCGCCGAGCGCCGCGCGAATCTGATCGGCTGGGTCTTCGCGTCGTTCCACATGCGCGACATCATCGCGAGCCTTTACGGCGAGGAGCCGCCCGGTCTCACGCTGGCGGTGTACGACGGCGTCGAGCCGTCGCCGGCGTCGCTGATGCACCGCTCGTCGCGGGCGGCCGCCGAGCGTCAGCCGCCCGCGCTGTCGGCGAGCGAGTACCTCGTTGTCGCCGGGCACGACTGGACCCTGACGCTCTCCGCCAGCGACGCCTACAAGGCCCGCTTCGGCCGCCACGCGGAAATGGTGATCGCGCTGGCGGGCACGGGCTTGAGCTTCTTGCTCGCGCTGCTTGCGTGGCTGCTGGTGACCGGACGCGGCCGCGCGATGCGGCTTGCTTCGGCGATGACGCGCGAATTGCGCGAGCACGAGGCCGAGCTGCGCATCGCCGCAGTCGCCTTCGATTCGCTGGAACCGATGATGGTCACCGACGCCCACGCCAAGATCCTGCGCGTGAACTCGGCCTTCACGGAATGCACGGGCTACACGGCCGGCGAAATCGTCGGCGAGACGCCGAACATCCTGAATTCGGGCCGTCACAACGCGGCGTTCTTCCGCGAGATGTGGGAAACGATTCAACGCGACGGCGGCTGGCAGGGCGAGATCTGGGATCGCCGCAAGAACGGCGACATCTATCCGAAGTGGCTCACGATTTCAGCGGTGCTGGGCGAGGATGGCCTCGTCAGTCATTACGTCAGCACGCATCACGACATTACCGAACGCAAGATCGCGGAAGATCGCATCAAGGAGCTCGCCTTTTTCGATGCGCTGACGCGCCTGCCGAATCGCACGCTGCTGATGGATCGCTTGAAGCAGGCGATCACGTCGAGCGCGCGCAGCGAGGCGTGCGGCGCGCTGCTGTTCATCGATCTCGATCACTTCAAGACGCTCAACGACACGCTCGGCCACGACAAAGGCGACCTGTTGCTGCAGCAAGTCGCACAGCGTCTCGCGGCCAGCGTGCAGGAGAACGACACGGTGGCGCGCGTGGGCGGCGACGAGTTCGTCGTGGTGCTCGGGACCTTGAGCGAGAACCGGCAGGAGGCGGCGCGGCAGACGGAAGCGCTCGGCGAGCAGATCATCGCGGCGCTCGGCAATCCGTATCAGCTCGACGACATCGAATACCGCACCACGGCCAGCATCGGCGCGACCGTGTTCCGGGGGCACCAGGCGTCGATGGACGAGCTCCTGAAGCAGGCCGACCTCGCGATGTACAAGTCGAAGGAACGCGGGCGCAACGCGATGTGTTTCTTCGACCCGGACATGCAGACCGTCGTCGTCGAGCGGGCCGCGCTCGAGGCGGGGTTGCGCAACGCGATCGAAGAAGATCAGTTCCTGCTGCACTACCAGGCGCAAGTCGACGGCGATCGCGTGACGGGCGTCGAAGCGCTCGTGCGCTGGCAGCATCCGCAGCGCGGGATCGTGCCGCCTGCCGAATTCATTCCGCTCGCCGAAGAGACCGGGCTGATTCTCGCGCTCGGCAACCGCGTGCTGGAGATCGCGTGCGATCAACTGGCGCGCTGGTCGGCGCGGCCCGATATGGCCTGCCTGACGATCGCCGTCAACGTCAGCGCGCAGCAGTTCCGCGCGCCCGACTTCGTCGACAAGGTGCTGGCCGTCATCGATCGAACCGGCGCGAGGCCGGATCGGCTGAAGCTCGAGCTGACCGAGAGCGTGCTCGTCGACAACGTGCAGGACATCACCGAGAAGATGGACGCGCTCAAGGCGAAAGGCGTGGTGTTCTCGCTCGACGATTTCGGCATCGGCTATTCGTCGCTTTCGTATCTGAAGCTGTTGCCGCTCGATCAGCTGAAGATCGATCGCTCGTTCGTGCGCGACGTGCTCGTCGATCCGAACGATGCGGCGATTGCGAGAACGATCGTCGCGCTCGCGCAGAGCCTCGGCTTGGGCGTGCTCGCCGAGGGGGTCGAGACCGAGGCGCAGCGCGACTTCCTCGCGGCCGCGGGATGCCATGCGTACCAGGGCTATTACTTCTGCCGTCCGTTGCCGATCGACGGGTTCGAAGCGTTTGCGAGCGGGCTCGAGACGCGCCAGTGCGTTGCCGAGTAG